The following are from one region of the Lytechinus pictus isolate F3 Inbred chromosome 4, Lp3.0, whole genome shotgun sequence genome:
- the LOC129258703 gene encoding large ribosomal subunit protein eL24-like: MMKRNPRRVNWTVLYRRKNKKGSQEEITKKRTRRTTKYQRAIGSASLADIMAKRNQKPEARKAQREQAIKVAKEKTKAKKALKKAAAPPKARAGTKSKAQQKVKSAAPRVGGKR, from the exons ATGATGAAGCGCAACCCACGTCGGGTGAACTGGACGGTGCTCTACCGTCGTAAGAACAAGAAGGGTTCCCAGGAAGAGATTACCAAGAAGAGGACACGTAGGACCACCAAGTATCAACGTGCCATTGGTAGTGCCTCTCTTGCTGACATCATGGCCAAGAGGAACCAGAAGCCAGAGGCTAGGAAAGCCCAGCGTGAGCAAGCCATCAA ggtTGCCAAAGAAAAAACGAAGGCAAAGAAGGCCCTCAAGAAGGCTGCAGCTCCACCCAAG GCGAGAGCAGGCACAAAAAGCAAGGCACAACAGAAGGTAAAATCAGCAGCACCACGTGTTGGCGGAAAGCGATGA